One region of Hydrogenobaculum sp. Y04AAS1 genomic DNA includes:
- the acpS gene encoding holo-ACP synthase has protein sequence MLGIDIIKNIRIAKALERFGYHFLNRVYTEYEINLCKMNVECLSGRFAAKEASIKAFSFLSIRRFSFRDFEVVKSKNGIPELRIKDAYINDFLKAQKLKPFISISHEKEFSVAVCYITKEERIC, from the coding sequence TTGTTAGGTATAGATATTATAAAAAATATAAGGATAGCTAAAGCCCTAGAAAGGTTTGGTTATCATTTTTTAAATAGGGTATATACAGAGTACGAAATAAATTTATGCAAAATGAACGTTGAGTGTCTATCTGGTAGATTTGCTGCAAAAGAAGCTTCTATAAAAGCTTTCTCATTTTTATCCATTAGACGTTTTAGTTTTAGAGATTTTGAGGTAGTAAAATCTAAAAACGGAATACCGGAGTTAAGGATTAAAGATGCCTATATAAACGATTTTCTAAAAGCTCAAAAATTAAAACCTTTTATATCCATATCTCATGAGAAGGAGTTTTCTGTAGCAGTTTGTTATATCACAAAAGAGGAGAGAATATGCTAA
- the leuC gene encoding 3-isopropylmalate dehydratase large subunit, which yields MGHTITEKIIADHAGKKEVFPGELVTAKIDLAMANDVTAPLSIKTLEKYGIEKVFDKDKIALVLSHFVPAKDIKSAEQAKIVRDFAKKHNIKWFFGEGEGIEHTLLPENGIVVPGDLVVGADSHTCTYGGIGAFSTGVGSTDLAYAMATGEIWLKVPESMKFIFYGKLNKWVSGKDLILYTIGQIGVDGALYRAMEFDGEAIRSLDVSQRLTIANMAIEAGGKSGIISPDEKTIEYVEKRAKKPYKIYQSDKDAHYVEVYEWDASSIEPMVAWPYLPSNVHPVSESTHITIDQAFIGSCTNGRIEDLRIAASILKGKKVHPYTRCVVIPASKNVYLQALHEGLVDIFIEAGCAVSTSTCGPCLGGHMGILAKGERCISTSNRNFPGRMGHPQSEAYLANPAVVAASAVLGRIAHPEEVASEVLV from the coding sequence ATGGGACATACTATTACTGAAAAAATAATTGCAGATCATGCTGGGAAAAAGGAAGTGTTTCCTGGAGAGCTTGTTACTGCCAAAATAGATTTGGCAATGGCCAACGATGTCACTGCTCCTTTATCCATAAAAACTTTAGAAAAATACGGCATAGAAAAAGTATTTGACAAGGATAAAATTGCGCTTGTCCTATCTCATTTTGTTCCAGCGAAAGATATAAAATCTGCAGAACAAGCTAAAATAGTAAGAGATTTTGCTAAAAAACACAATATAAAATGGTTTTTTGGGGAAGGCGAAGGTATAGAGCATACATTGTTGCCAGAAAACGGAATAGTTGTACCAGGTGATTTGGTAGTAGGAGCTGACTCTCATACTTGTACTTACGGAGGTATTGGAGCTTTTTCTACAGGTGTAGGAAGCACAGACTTAGCCTACGCTATGGCCACTGGCGAGATATGGTTAAAAGTGCCAGAATCGATGAAATTTATATTTTACGGAAAACTTAATAAGTGGGTTAGTGGTAAAGATTTGATACTTTATACGATAGGTCAAATAGGTGTTGATGGTGCGCTTTATAGAGCTATGGAGTTTGATGGAGAAGCCATAAGAAGCTTGGACGTATCACAAAGACTAACCATAGCAAATATGGCGATAGAGGCTGGCGGAAAGAGTGGTATCATATCTCCGGACGAAAAAACTATAGAATATGTAGAAAAAAGAGCAAAAAAACCTTACAAGATATATCAAAGCGATAAAGATGCACATTATGTAGAAGTATACGAGTGGGATGCTTCTTCTATAGAACCTATGGTGGCATGGCCTTATTTACCCTCAAATGTACATCCAGTCTCTGAATCTACCCACATAACTATAGATCAAGCTTTTATAGGTTCTTGTACAAATGGTCGTATTGAAGATTTAAGAATAGCAGCAAGCATATTAAAGGGTAAGAAGGTTCATCCTTACACGAGATGCGTTGTCATACCAGCTTCAAAAAATGTATACTTGCAAGCCCTCCATGAAGGTTTGGTAGATATATTTATAGAAGCGGGGTGTGCCGTCAGCACATCAACATGCGGTCCTTGTTTGGGCGGGCATATGGGAATACTCGCCAAAGGAGAAAGATGCATATCTACTTCCAATAGGAACTTTCCTGGTCGCATGGGCCATCCACAAAGCGAAGCTTATTTGGCAAACCCGGCTGTAGTTGCTGCGAGTGCTGTTTTAGGTAGAATCGCTCATCCTGAAGAAGTAGCTTCTGAAGTATTAGTATAA
- a CDS encoding DUF2892 domain-containing protein, translated as MDFLKSLTVNQGLRLLSGSVLLFVFLFGILGSDVGFLWKLLILFMAINQIQSAFTNWCPAITMLKNLGLKEDC; from the coding sequence ATGGATTTTCTTAAAAGCCTAACAGTTAATCAAGGCTTAAGATTGTTATCGGGTAGTGTACTTCTTTTCGTTTTCTTATTTGGTATATTGGGTTCTGACGTAGGATTTCTTTGGAAACTTCTCATATTGTTTATGGCTATAAATCAAATACAATCTGCTTTTACAAATTGGTGTCCAGCCATTACAATGCTTAAAAATCTAGGGTTAAAAGAGGATTGTTAG